The DNA window CGCCCAGCGGATGCCAGGTCGACGGGAACAGTGCGTTGGTGTCGACGAGAACGCCTGTCGTGCCGGCGATGCTGTGTGCGGTGGGCGCGATGTGGTTGTCCTGGATGTAGGCGTCGCCATCCTGCGGCCAGTGCAGGATCGCCTCGTCGCGCGCAGCGTCGTAGACGAATCCGCCGCGCCCGTCGCTGACGCCGTACCCGACCATCATGGTGCTCCTGGCATCCATGGACATCGGCGGTATGGACGCCTGGATGACGGTGCACGCCGCGTGTGGATCGTCCCAGTTCTTACTTCCGTAGACCACGGGACCGCCTTGCGATTCGCCGAAATTCGCTGCCGGATCGGTCCACACATAGATCCGGTCGGCGTTGGTGCCCCAGCCCTGACCGAGATCGTCCGGCAGATCGGGGATCCGGCCCGTCGCGGCGGCGCGGACGAGCAGTTTGGTGGTGTTGAGGCTGCCCGCCGCCATGACCAGGGCAGTGGTGGTGAGGATCTTGTTCTCCAGGACATTGCCTGCGGTGTCGAGCCGTTCGACGTAGACCAGCCAGCGGCCGTCCGCGGCGCGTTCGACCTCGGTGACCTGGTGCAGCGTCTCGACGCGCACCAGTCCCGTCGCCTCCGCCGCGGCGATGTAGGTGACATCGACCGAGTGCTTGCCGCCGTTGTTCACGCCCATGGCGCCGTCGCCATTGGTGTACGACGGCTTCATCTCACCGCGCAGTTCGGCCAGCGCGAAGTTCCAGTCGATGGGCATCGGGATCTTCGACAGCGGCAGCCCCGCATGCCGCACATGGTCGGCGAAGATCCGCGACGCCGCGTAGTTCGGGTTCGCGATCAGCTCGTCGGGCGCCACCGCGAGGCCGAGCATGCGCGCCACCCTCGGGTAGTGCACGCGATCCATGGTCGCCCAGTCGAGCTCCTGGGGGAGATGCGTGTTGAACACCGCTTCCGACGGCTGTAGGGACATCCCCTGGTAGATCAGCGAACCGCCGCCGAGGCCGGCGGCGCACAGGGCGGTCATATTGTCCCCCGCGACCGCTTCGACCAAGCCGGTGTAGGGCTCGAAAACCAGTGGGGTGCCGAACAATCGCGGATTGGATCGGTACCAGAGCACACGTTTGTCCAGCGCCGAGGCGCGTGGGAAGGTCTCCGCGTTCGGACCGGTCGGCCAGCGCAGCCCGCGCTCGAGCAGCAACACCGGGACACCTGCCTGGGCCAAGCGCAGGGCGGTCACACCGCCGCCGAAACCCGATCCGATCACGACGACACGATGTTCTTCCCGGGTCAGCGGGACGCTGTTGACTCGCGCGGCGATTCCGGTCGTCGAGCCGGTGGGCCGGGAGCCGATCAGCAGGGCACCGGCCGCGGCGGTCGCGGTGAATAGTGACCGGCGCGTGATTACTGACATTCCACACCTTTGCTGATGATCCGTGACGTAGCCATCGGCACGTCGCCTCCGATAGATTCCCCGCAAGGCGAGGAAGCGCACCGGACAGTACTGTCCGGTGTCGGGTAGTCTGGGCTAAGACAATGGTTGCGTCAAGCGGATGCGGCGGATGTAATGTTGCGCAGATGGCAGCACCGCGTCCCGCGAACCGTGGTCCGAAGGCGGCGCCGGGAAATCGAGCCGCATTGATTCGGGCCGCGCGGATGGTGTTCGCGGAGAATGGTTTCGACGTTCCGCTGAGTTCGATCGCGCGCGCCGCCGGGGTGGGGCAGGGTGTCCTCTATCGCCACTTCCCGACTCGGGAGAGCATTGCGCTGGCCGTCTTCGAGGAGAACATCGGCGAGGTCGAGGCGATCGCGGCCGATCCGGAAACCACCGTCGACCACGTGCTCGAGGTGATCGTCGCCCAACTCGCCGCCTCCGCGGCGTTCGTCGCGATGCTGGACCCCACCGGCACGGACGACCCCCGCATATTCGACGTCGCGTCGCGCCTGGTCGACCTGATATCCCGCAAGCTCGAAGATCCGGACCGGCGGGGTGCGATGCGCGCGGAGGTGACCTCTTCGGACGTGGTGATGGCGGTCGCGATGCTCGCCGCGATTCTCACGAAGACGGATCCGTCTTCGCGCGCGGACGTCGCCGGGCGCGCGTGGTCGCTACTCGAGCGAGGTCTGCACGGCGACCGGGACGCTCGGTAAGAGCCGGCGTGATCGAGCTACGTGCGAATCACCCCGGGATGACGTACTGGACCTGAACCGAGTCGGGGGAGTGCAGGAATTCCTTTGTGGTGACCGACAATTCGATATGGCCGGGCCCCGACGGGATGGTCGCCGAGTTGTACCACGACCCGACCAGCTTGATCGTGGTGTTACCGCGGGCACCGGTGTCGATGTTGTGCCAGGACACGTAGGCAGTGGTCGCGCAGGTGCCGATGCCTTGGAACGCGCTGGTGAGATGAATCCCCGAGGAGCTGTCCTGGTCGACGTTCCCGCGGATCGTCCCGTAGCACAGGCCGGCTTCGGTCGCCGAGGTGTTCAGAACCGGAATGCTGACCGAATCCGCCGAGGCGGTCCCCGCGAAAATGAACGCTGGCGCGCAGGCCACCGCGGCAGCCGCCGCGATCGCCGTCGACCGACTGAATGAGCGCATGATCATCCCCTCTGATCGGTATACCCGAACGGGCAGCGGCCGATTCGCGGCCACACCTGTTAACCGCCCCGACCGTACGCACCGTTACCCTCGCTGTGGGTGCGGCTCGCGATCAGGCCAGCGTCGAGATATCGATGACGAACCGGTAGCGCACGTCGGAGGCCAGGACTCGTTCGTAGGCTTCGTTGATCCGGTTCGCGGCGATGATTTCGATTTCGGCGCCGAGGTGGTGTGCGGCGCAGAAGTCGAGCATTTCCTGGGTTTCACGGATACCACCGATGAGTGATCCCGCGAAGGAGCGACGCTGCATGATCAGGGTGAAGACGTTGAGCGACAGCGGGTCCGCGGGTGCGCCGACGTTGACCATGGCGCCGTCGACGGCCAGCAGCGACAGGCTTTGCGCCAGGTTGTGTGCCGATCGCCCGGATCACTCTGGCGGAGATGCCGCCGTCCGTTCCGAGGGCCCATCGAGGCGGATCGTGCCGTCGTGATCGGCGCTGGCGTGGTAGGCGCAAACGGGTTGGCCGCCATCGAGTTCGGTGCCGGTGGTCAGGTCGTAGGTACGGCCGTGCAGGGGGCAGACGACGACGCGGTTGTCGATGAGTCCGTCGGCGAGCGGGCCGCCTTGGTGGGGGCAGGTGGCGGCCAGGGCGCGTAGGGTGCCGTTGCGTAGTCGGTAGATTGCGATCTGTGTGCCGTCGACGGTGTACGCGCGGCCCTCGCCGACTGGGATGTCGTCCAGGCGGCCGACGATGCGGCCGATCATCGGATCGGCACCTGCGGCAGCACGGCCAGTGGCAGGGCGCTACGGAATTGTCCTGGGGTTGCTGGTTTTTCGCGATCCTTCCAGGGGTCGCGGTAGGCGTCGACGGCCTTGTGCATTTCAGCGTCCAAGCGCGCGCCATCTCCGTCGCGGTCCTCGACGACGACGGCCCGGATAGTGTCGATGCCGACGCGGGGCACCCACGTGTAGGTGCGTTCGAGCCAGTTGGCGTTCTCGCGGTAGTACTGCAGGAATCGTCCGGTCAGTTGGACGACCAGTTCAGGACTGTCGACGGTGGCGAGCAGATCGCCTTTGCGAATATGGGCTCCAGCGGCACCACCGACATAGATCTCCCAGCACCCGCCGTCGACCGCGACCACGCCGAGGTCCTTGCACAGTGCTTCGGCGCAGTTGCGTGGGCAACCGGTGACGGCGAGTTTCATTTTGGCCGGTCCGGGGATCCCTTGGAAGCGTTGTTCGATCGCGATGCCCAGGGAGGTGGAGTCACCGACGCCGTATCGGCAGAAATCGGATCCGACACAGGTTTTGACGGTGCGGAAGCTCTTGCTGTAGGCGAAGCCCGATGGCATGTCCAGGTCCGCCCACACCGCGGGCAGATCCTCTTTCCGCACGCCGAGCAGGTCGATCCGTTGGCCGCCGGTCAGCTTGATCAGCGGGATGGCGTATTTGTCGGCGACGTCGGCGATCTTGCGCAGCTGGGCGGAATCGGTGACCCCGCCTTTCATCTGCGGCACCACCGAGAAGGTGCCGTCGCGTTGGATATTGGCGTGCACGCGATCGTTGACGAATCGTGCGTCGCGTTCGTCGACGAATTCGTGTGTCCACATCATCTGCAGCAGCGACGCGAGCCCCATTTTCGAGTTGGCGTCCTCGCGGCCGTCGGGTGCCAGGGCCGCGAATACCGATGACACCGAGTGCAGTTGGAGTTCCCGGATGAGCCGCATCAGTTCCGGCTTCTCGTAGGGGATACCGGGTACGTACCAGCTCGCCGAGGGGTCGTCCTCGACCACTCCGCCCGCCGCCCACTCCACGATCTGTGCCACCAGGGTTTTGCAGGATCCGCACCCCTTGCCCGCCCGAGTCGCGGTCATCACGCCGGGCACCGTTTTCTGCCCGCCGTTGACGCAGGCGACCAGTGCGGATTTGCTGACGCCGTTGCAGTTGCACACCTGGGTGTCCGCGGCCAACTCGGCGACGCCGACCTCGACATCAGGGGTGCCGATATCGAACATCAGCGAGATGCGTTCCTCCGGCAGCGGCAGTCCCCGGTCGAAGGCCTGCATCAGGAAGGCGACTTTGCGGACGTCGCCGACCAGGGTGGCTCCGACCAGTTTGCCGTCGCGCACCACGATCGTCTTGTAGATGCCGTGTTTGGGTTCGGCGAACTGGACGAACTCGTCGTCCGGGTGCTCGGGCGCTTTGAGTCCCATGGCGGCGACGTCGACACCAGCGACCTTCAGCTTGGTAGCCATCCGGGAACCGTGATAGGCCGCGCGACGATCGGTGCCGGTGAGATGGTCGGCCAAGACCTTCGCTTGGTCCCAGAGCGGGGCGACGAGTCCGTACACCTGGCCGCGATGCTGTGCGCATTCGCCGACGACATAGATATCGTCGTCATCGACCGAGCGCATGTGGTCGTCGACCACAATGGCTCGTTCCACGGTGAGACCCGCCCGTAGCGCGAGGCCGACATTGGGCCGGATGCCCGCGGAGACGACGAGCATGTCGCACTCGACGGTGGTGCCGTCGGCAAAGGCGACTCCGGCTACCGAACCGCCTTGGGTCAGTACTCTTTTCGTGCTCTGGCCGGTGTGCACGGTGATGCCGATATTCTCGACCGAACGGCGCACGATCGCACCGGCCGCTTCGTCGAGTTGCGCGTTCATCAGCGTCGCGGGAGAGTGCACGACATCGACGGTCAGGCCGCGGTTCTGCAGTCCGCGCGCGGCTTCCAAGCCGAGCAGGCCACCACCGATGACCACCGCCTTCGTCTTGTCCGCCGCGTAGTCGATCATCGCCGTGCAGTCGTCGAGGCTGCGGAATCCGAACACTCCGGAGGTGAGTGTCCGGTCGTCGGCCCACATGCCATCCATAGGCGGGAAGAACGAGCGGCTGCCGGTGGCCAGAATCAGCTGGTCGTAACGGATCGACGTGCCGTCGTCGGCCTGCACGAGGCGCGCGAAACGGTCGATGCGAACCACGCGAGCCCCGGCCCGCAGGTCGATCTCGTTGTCGGCGTACCAGTCCAGTGGATTGAGGAAGATCTCGCCGGTGTCCTCCGAACCGGCCAGCACGTTGGACAGTAGGATGCGGTTGTAGTTGCCATAGGGTTCGTCGCCGAACACGGTGATATCGAACAATTTCCGTCCGTTGCGGGACAGGATCTCCTCAATGGCGCGGACTCCGGCCATGCCGTTGCCGACGACCACCAGTCGTGGTTTGGCCGTCGTCGCCTCGCCGGCGTCGTGCGATGTCAGGATACTGGTCATGTCACAGTCCTTGCGTCCGTTCAGATCTCGACGAGACCGAGGTCGACGATCAGGGTGCCGCTCACCCCGGCGGGGGCCGCGACGAACAGTTCGAGCACGGTGTCGGCGAGTAGGTCCTCCACCACGCGCAGCGAGACATGGGTGGCGCCCTTGGCGGCAATCGGGAAGTACCGCATGGGATTACCGTCGCGGACCAGGATGACGGTGACCAGTTCGTCGCTGCTGTTGCCGCCGCGAAAGTACACTGGTTGGGCGATCGCGCCGGGCGGCACCACGTAATGCAGCGACGCGTCGAGGGGCAGCGGAGTGTCGAGGCCCTTGCCTTCGAAGGCGAAGGGGCCCTGTAGGAATCGGGGCGTGCTGGTATCAGGCATCTGCTGTTCCTCCATCGATGGGATCGGTGTCGGCGACACGGGACAGGGCAACCGCGCATACCTTGAATTCGGGCATCCGTGAATGCGGGTCGAGCGCGGGGTTGGTCAGTAGGTTGGCGTTGCCGTCGCCACCCCAGTGGAACGGCGCGAAGACGGTGTCGGGCCGGATACCGGCGACGATGCGGGCCGTCATCACCGCGGTGCCGCGTCGGGTGCGCAATCGCACCAGATCGCCGGTCGCCACGTGGATCCGGTGGGCCACCATTGTGTGCATCTCGACTACCGCGTTCGGTTCGGCCGCGCGCAGTGAGTGGATCTGCCGGGTCTGCGTCCCCGACTGGTACTGGCTGAGCAGTCGGCCGGTTGTCAGGTAGTACGGGTAGTCGAGGTCGGGCAGTTCGGCGGTGCCGATGTGTTCGACCGCGTGAAATCGGGCCCGTCGGTCGGGAGTGGGGAAGTCTTCGGTGAACAGTCGGGGGGTGCCCGGGTGCCGCGGCGACGGGCATGGCCAGAACACACCCTGTTCGGCGATGATGCGGTGGTAGCTGATGCCCGAGTAGTCGGCTTTACCACCTCTACTGGCGCGACCCAGTTCGGCGAACACCTCTTGCGGCACATCGGAAAATCCGGGACGTCCCAAACGTTCTGCGAGGCAACGCATGACCTGCAAGTCGGTCCGCACGCCCGTGGGCGGGTCCAGCGCGGCCTCGCGCAGGATCACTCGGCCCTCCACATTCGTCATGGTGCCGGTCTCCTCGGCCCACTGTGCGCTGGGCAACACGACGTCGGCCAGCGCGGCCGTCTCCGACAGGAAGAAGTCGGACACCGCCAGGAAGTCCAATGCACGAATTCGCTGGGTGATTCGTGCTGAATGTGGCGCGGACACAACAGGATTCGAGCCGAGAACCCACAGCGCGCGCACTCCGCCATCGGTGCCGAGGCGGTCGAGCATTTCATAGGCGGAACGGCCAGGCTGCGGCAACTCGGCGGGATCGACGCCCCACACCGCAGCGACATGGGCGC is part of the Nocardia sp. NBC_00565 genome and encodes:
- a CDS encoding GMC oxidoreductase: MSVITRRSLFTATAAAGALLIGSRPTGSTTGIAARVNSVPLTREEHRVVVIGSGFGGGVTALRLAQAGVPVLLLERGLRWPTGPNAETFPRASALDKRVLWYRSNPRLFGTPLVFEPYTGLVEAVAGDNMTALCAAGLGGGSLIYQGMSLQPSEAVFNTHLPQELDWATMDRVHYPRVARMLGLAVAPDELIANPNYAASRIFADHVRHAGLPLSKIPMPIDWNFALAELRGEMKPSYTNGDGAMGVNNGGKHSVDVTYIAAAEATGLVRVETLHQVTEVERAADGRWLVYVERLDTAGNVLENKILTTTALVMAAGSLNTTKLLVRAAATGRIPDLPDDLGQGWGTNADRIYVWTDPAANFGESQGGPVVYGSKNWDDPHAACTVIQASIPPMSMDARSTMMVGYGVSDGRGGFVYDAARDEAILHWPQDGDAYIQDNHIAPTAHSIAGTTGVLVDTNALFPSTWHPLGGASMGTVCDLDGRVHGQRGLYVLDGALLPGNAAACNPSMTIAAVAERALERLVAQDIGTVI
- a CDS encoding TetR/AcrR family transcriptional regulator; the protein is MAAPRPANRGPKAAPGNRAALIRAARMVFAENGFDVPLSSIARAAGVGQGVLYRHFPTRESIALAVFEENIGEVEAIAADPETTVDHVLEVIVAQLAASAAFVAMLDPTGTDDPRIFDVASRLVDLISRKLEDPDRRGAMRAEVTSSDVVMAVAMLAAILTKTDPSSRADVAGRAWSLLERGLHGDRDAR
- a CDS encoding Rieske (2Fe-2S) protein, with amino-acid sequence MIGRIVGRLDDIPVGEGRAYTVDGTQIAIYRLRNGTLRALAATCPHQGGPLADGLIDNRVVVCPLHGRTYDLTTGTELDGGQPVCAYHASADHDGTIRLDGPSERTAASPPE
- the nirB gene encoding nitrite reductase large subunit NirB; the encoded protein is MTSILTSHDAGEATTAKPRLVVVGNGMAGVRAIEEILSRNGRKLFDITVFGDEPYGNYNRILLSNVLAGSEDTGEIFLNPLDWYADNEIDLRAGARVVRIDRFARLVQADDGTSIRYDQLILATGSRSFFPPMDGMWADDRTLTSGVFGFRSLDDCTAMIDYAADKTKAVVIGGGLLGLEAARGLQNRGLTVDVVHSPATLMNAQLDEAAGAIVRRSVENIGITVHTGQSTKRVLTQGGSVAGVAFADGTTVECDMLVVSAGIRPNVGLALRAGLTVERAIVVDDHMRSVDDDDIYVVGECAQHRGQVYGLVAPLWDQAKVLADHLTGTDRRAAYHGSRMATKLKVAGVDVAAMGLKAPEHPDDEFVQFAEPKHGIYKTIVVRDGKLVGATLVGDVRKVAFLMQAFDRGLPLPEERISLMFDIGTPDVEVGVAELAADTQVCNCNGVSKSALVACVNGGQKTVPGVMTATRAGKGCGSCKTLVAQIVEWAAGGVVEDDPSASWYVPGIPYEKPELMRLIRELQLHSVSSVFAALAPDGREDANSKMGLASLLQMMWTHEFVDERDARFVNDRVHANIQRDGTFSVVPQMKGGVTDSAQLRKIADVADKYAIPLIKLTGGQRIDLLGVRKEDLPAVWADLDMPSGFAYSKSFRTVKTCVGSDFCRYGVGDSTSLGIAIEQRFQGIPGPAKMKLAVTGCPRNCAEALCKDLGVVAVDGGCWEIYVGGAAGAHIRKGDLLATVDSPELVVQLTGRFLQYYRENANWLERTYTWVPRVGIDTIRAVVVEDRDGDGARLDAEMHKAVDAYRDPWKDREKPATPGQFRSALPLAVLPQVPIR
- a CDS encoding molybdopterin oxidoreductase — its product is MPDTSTPRFLQGPFAFEGKGLDTPLPLDASLHYVVPPGAIAQPVYFRGGNSSDELVTVILVRDGNPMRYFPIAAKGATHVSLRVVEDLLADTVLELFVAAPAGVSGTLIVDLGLVEI